Proteins encoded within one genomic window of Oncorhynchus nerka isolate Pitt River linkage group LG9b, Oner_Uvic_2.0, whole genome shotgun sequence:
- the LOC115114883 gene encoding transcription factor HES-1-B-like, giving the protein MPADILEKTSPSSVAATPSRVSGTPDKPRTASEHRKSSKPIMEKRRRARINDSLGQLKTLILDALKKDSSRHSKLEKADILEMTVKHLRNMQRLQMTAAINRDPSVFGKYRAGFSECMSEVTRFMSTCGGVNTEIRSRLLSHLAGCVSQINTVNFSTQCQIPTYPPHPLLAQAIAQIPSASPQLNGIMPCKSGSPINLTSEMAKLYSGLQIVPAATDGQFAILIPSVALTHTSAPNAIHGNPALAVPVSLVAPPVTADSVWRPW; this is encoded by the exons ATGCCAGCTGATATTTTGGAGAAAACATCCCCATCCTCTGTCGCAGCCACTCCGTCGAGGGTCAGTGGAACTCCGGATAAACCAAGGACTGCCTCAGAGCACAGAAAG TCCTCAAAGCCAATTATGGAGAAGAGAAGACGTGCGCGAATCAATGACAGCCTTGGTCAGCTAAAGACCCTCATCTTGGATGCACTAAAAAAAGAT AGCTCGAGACATTCGAAGCTCGAGAAGGCGGACATCCTTGAGATGACTGTGAAGCACCTTAGGAATATGCAGCGTCTCCAAATGACTG cagctataaacagggaTCCATCAGTCTTTGGCAAGTACAGAGCGGGATTCAGCGAATGCATGAGTGAAGTCACCCGTTTTATGTCCACGTGTGGAGGGGTGAACACGGAGATCAGGTCTCGGCTTCTCAGCCACTTAGCCGGCTGTGTGTCACAGATAAACACCGTAAACTTCTCAACTCAATGCCAGATCCCCACCTACCCTCCGCATCCATTGCTTGCCCAAGCCATTGCGCAAATCCCAAGTGCATCTCCTCAGTTAAATGGAATAATGCCTTGCAAAAGTGGCTCGCCTATCAACCTCACATCAGAAATGGCTAAATTATACAGTGGACTTCAGATTGTGCCGGCGGCGACAGATGGACAATTCGCTATTCTGATTCCAAGCGTGGCTCTTACGCATACGAGTGCGCCAAACGCGATACATGGCAATCCAGCACTTGCGGTGCCTGTGTCACTTGTTGCGCCTCCCGTCACCGCAGACTCCGT